Proteins from one Desmodus rotundus isolate HL8 chromosome 9, HLdesRot8A.1, whole genome shotgun sequence genomic window:
- the TSPOAP1 gene encoding peripheral-type benzodiazepine receptor-associated protein 1 isoform X5 — translation MRDFDRLLRESQREVLRLQRQIALRNQQESSPPLRPPGRTVRVRARAPTSRAPGEATPQEDVENPPAVLGEPEKQQRVQQLESELSKKRKKCESLEQEARKKQRRCEELELQLKEAQNENARLVDENSRLSGRATQKEQVEWENAELRDQLLGVTQERDSALRKSQGLQSKLESLEQVLKHMREVAQRRQQLEVEHEQARLSLQEKQEEVRRLQQAQAEAKREHEGAVQLLESTLDSMQVRVRELEEQCRSQTERFSLLAQELQAFRLHPGPLDLLTSALGCSALGDRPPPPCCCSIPQPCRGSGPKDLDLPPGSPGRCTPKFSEPAPATLAGVPRRTAKKAECLSSSSRSESIHNSPKSCPTPEVDTASEVEELEADSVSLLPAAPEGSRGGARIQVFLARYSYNPFEGPNENPEAELPLTAGEYIYIYGPMDEDGFFEGELVDGRRGLVPSNFVERVSDDDLLTSLPSELADLSHSSGPELSFLSGGGGGSSSGGQSVGGRSQPRSKEEEAAGDQLSLSPPPEGLGEPPAVPYPRRLAVLKQLAHSVVLAWEPPPEPVELHGYHICVNGELRQTLGPGAPPKAVLENLDLRAGSLHVSVQALTSRGSSDPLRCCLAMDARARVVPSQLRVHRLTATSAEITWVPGNSNLAHAIYLNGEECPPARPSTYWATFCHLRPGTLYQARVEAQLPPGGSWEPGWERPEQRTATLQFTTLAAGPPDAPLDVQIEPGPSPGILIISWLPVTIDAAGTSNGVRVTGYAIYADGQKIMEVASPTAGSVLVELSQLQLLQVCSEVAVRTMSPHGESADSIPAPVAPALTAACLPARVSCPSPSPRPGSEARSALAPASPGPGDPSSPVRCPEPHGTREPPGGPPASPLSETLKESQEEPPAPCSQEEAGAAVLGTPEDRRASQPATGEKAPGPATSSLAQEQAEWTTGEACLAPCSPEGALAQKVPCAEASLGGDTGTGLRPRAEKEDMAELGVCPVNSLADQGRSSDLSDIQEEEEEEEEELGSRTCSFQKQVAGNSIRENGPKPQPQPQPEPFSETDSDEEILEQILELPLQQFCSKKLFSIPEEEEEEEEEEEKPGAGSSPQDHSPPAPTLLGLGCDSSLPQGPGPCPLSPEPSSARDHLEDMPGLVGGSSWKRGSGSTEKPPNRKRSPDPREHCSRLLSNGGPQASGRPGPTLERGSPPVGEGTRGGPEAGGRGRLAPSQRCLHGQTPESGLVSCLSPKCLEISIEYDSEDEQEAGGGGISITSSCYLGDGEAWGTASTGEPRGALKANSGSNPYPRLPAWEKGEPERRGRSATGRAKEPASRATETGEPRGQDGSGRRGPPRRRARAPRQGTTELALLRSPPEEALAYQDLPVRVFVALFDYDPVSMSPNPDAGEEELPFREGQILKVFGEKDADGFYRGEAGGRTGYVPCNMVAEVAVDSPAGRQQLFQRGYLSPDVLVEGSGNGPFLYSTTCTTGPPPKPRRSKKAESEGPAQHCAGPPELVPSASLRAPRSMVAVFDYNPRESSPNVDVEAELPFRAGDVITVFGGMDDDGFYYGELNGQRGLVPSNFLEGPGPEASGLNKEPGTPQAKNQGPDGCDPAPRPAAHTLGLMQRTRKRRVQC, via the exons ATGAGGGACTTCGACCGGCTGCTGCGAGAGTCCCAGCGGGAGGTACTGCGGCTGCAGAGGCAGATCGCCCTGCGCAACCAGCAGGAGTCGTCCCCGCCGCTCCGGCCCCCGGGCCGCACTGTCCGGGTCCGAGCACGAGCGCCCACCTCCAGGGCCCCGGGAGAG GCTACTCCCCAGGAGGATGTGGAAAACCCACCTGCAGTCCTAGGGGAGCCAGAGAAACAGCAGAGGGTGCAGCAGCTG GAATCAGAGCTTAGCAAGAAGCGGAAGAAATGCGAGAGCCTGGAGCAGGAAGCCCGAAAAAAGCAGAGGCGATGTGAGGAGCTG GAACTGCAGCTGAAGGAAGCCCAGAATGAGAATGCCCGCCTGGTGGACGAGAACTCTCGGCTCAGTGGGAGAGCCACGCAGAAGGAGCAG GTGGAGTGGGAGAATGCAGAGTTGAGGGACCAGCTCCTGGGGGTGACGCAGGAGAGGGACTCAGCCCTTCGCAAGAGCCAGGGCCTGCAGAGCAAGCTGGAGAGCCTGGAGCAGGTGCTGAAG CACATGCGGGAGGTGGCCCAGaggcggcagcagctggaggtGGAGCATGAGCAGGCTCGGCTCAGCCTTcaggagaagcaggaggaggtCCGGAGGCTGCAGCAG GCCCAGGCAGAAGCCAAGAGGGAACATGAAGGGGCCGTGCAGCTGCTGGAG TCTACCCTGGATTCCATGCAG GTCCGGGTTCGAGAGCTTGAGGAGCAGTGCCGCAGCCAAACAGAGCGCTTCAGCCTCTTGGCACAGGAGCTCCAGGCCTTCCGCCTGCACCCTGGCCCCTTGGATCTGCTCACCTCAGCCCTGGGCTGCAGTGCCCTGGGGGACCGCCCGCCACCCCCCTGTTGCTGCTCTATCCCCCAGCCCTGCCGGGGGTCCGGCCCCAAAG ACCTTGACCTCCCACCGGGATCCCCAGGACGCTGTACCCCAAAGTTTTCTGAGCCTGCCCCTGCCACCCTTGCTGGGGTCCCTCGAAGAACCGCCAAGAAGGCAGAGTGTCTCTCCAGCTCCTCTCGTTCTGAGTCCATCCACAACAGCCCCAAGTCGTGCCCTACGCCTGAG GTGGACACAGCCAGTGAGGTGGAGGAGCTGGAGGCAGACAGCgtctccctgctcccagcagcGCCGGAGGGCAGCCGGGGAGGAGCCAGGATCCAAGTCTTCCTAGCACGCTACAG CTACAACCCCTTCGAGGGCCCCAACGAGAACCCAGAGGCAGAGCTCCCGCTTACTGCTGGCGAGTACATCTACATCTATGGCCCCATGGATGAGGATGGCTTTTTTGAAG gggAGCTCGTGGATGGCCGAAGGGGCCTGGTCCCTTCCAATTTTGTAGAGCGCGTGTCCGATGACGACCTCCTGACCTCCCTCCCTTCGGAGCTGGCTGATTTGTCCCACAGTTCAGGCCCTGAACTCAGTTTCCTGAgcggaggtgggggtggcagcagTAGTGGGGGCCAGAGCGTCGGGGGACGCAGCCAGCCCAGATccaaggaggaggaggctgcaggAGACCAGCTCAGTCTGAGCCCCCCGCCTGAGGGCCTGGGCGAACCCCCTGCTGTGCCTTACCCCCGCCGCCTGGCTGTCCTCAAGCAGCTGGCCCACAGCGTGGTGCTGGCCTGGGAGCCGCCTCCTGAGCCAGTAGAGCTACATGGCTACCACATCTGCGTGAATGGGGAGCTGCGTCAGACCCTGGGACCCGGGGCACCCCCCAAGGCTGTGCTTGAGAACCTGGACCTGCGGGCTGGGTCCCTCCATGTCTCTGTGCAGGCCCTGACCAGCCGGGGCAGCTCTGACCCTCTGCGCTGTTGCTTGGCGATGGACGCCCGGGCCAGGGTGGTACCTAGCCAGTTACGGGTCCATCGACTGACAGCCACTTCTGCTGAGATCACCTGGGTGCCCGGCAATAGCAACTTGGCTCATGCCATCTACCTCAATGGGGAAGAATGCCCCCCTGCCCGCCCCAGCACCTACTGGGCCACCTTCTGCCACCTGCGGCCTGGTACGCTCTATCAGGCCCGAGTGGAAGCTCAGCTCCCACCCGGAGGGTCCTGGGAACCAGGCTGGGAGAGGCCAGAGCAGCGGACGGCCACCCTGCAGTTCACGACACTCGCAGCAG gcccaCCTGACGCCCCCCTGGATGTGCAGATTGAGCCAGGGCCCTCCCCTGGAATCTTGATCATCAGCTGGCTCCCCGTAACAATTGATGCTGCTGGCACCTCCAATGGCGTCCGGGTCACAGGCTATGCCATTTATGCGGATGGGCAGAAG atCATGGAGGTGGCCTCGCCCACAGCAGGCAGCGTGCTGGTGGAGTTGTcccagctgcagctgctgcaggtgTGCAGCGAGGTGGCCGTGCGCACCATGTCGCCCCATGGCGAGTCGGCCGACTCCATTCCAGCTCCTGTTGCCCCAGCCCTGACTGCGGCCTGCCTGCCAGCCAGggtctcctgcccctccccctccccacgaCCAGGCTCGGAGGCCAGATCAGCCCTTGCTCCAGCCTCTCCAGGGCCTGGAGACCCCAGCTCTCCCGTCCGCTGTCCTGAGCCCCATGGAACTCGAGAGCCCCCTGGGGGCCCCCCAGCAAGCCCTCTCAGTGAGACACTGAAAGAATCCCAAGAGGAGCCCCCAGCACCTTGCTCCCAG gaggaggctggggctgcTGTGCTGGGCACCCCAGAGGACAGGAGGGCCAGCCAGCCAGCTACGGGTGAGAAGGCTCCTGGGCCTGCCACTTCCTCTTTGGCCCAGGAGCAGGCCGAGTGGACCACAGGAGAGGCCTGCCTAGCACCCTGCTCCCCTGAGGGAGCACTGGCCCAGAAGGTGCCCTGTGCTGAGGCCAGCCTCGGAGGAGACACAGGGACTgggctgaggcccagggctgAG AAGGAGGACATGGCGGAGCTTGGGGTCTGCCCGGTGAACTCCCTTGCAGACCAGGGCCGGAGCTCAGATCTGTCAGAcatccaggaggaggaggaagaagaggaagaagagctggGTTCCAGGACTTGCTCCTTCCAGAAGCAGGTTGCTGGCAACAGCATCAGGGAGAATGGGCCCAAG ccccagccccagccccagcccgagCCCTTCTCTGAGACTGACAGTGACGAGGAGATCTTGGAGCAGATCCTGGAGCTGCCCCTCCAGCAGTTCTGCAGCAAGAAGCTCTTCAGCATccccgaggaggaggaggaagaggaggaggaggaggagaagccaggGGCAGGCTCTTCTCCCCAAGACCACAGCCCACCTGCGCCCACATTGCTGGGGCTGGGCTGTGACAGCAGTCTACCCCAAGGACCTGGACCATGTCCCTTGTCTCCTGAGCCCTCCAGTGCCAGGGACCACCTGGAGGACATGCCCGGACTGGTTGGTGGAAGCAGCTGGAAGAGAGGAAGTGGCTCCACCGAGAAGCCCCCAAACCGCAAGCGGTCCCCAGATCCCCGTGAACACTGCAGCCGCCTTCTCAGCAATGGCGGGCCCCAGGCCTCTGGACGACCAGGCCCCACACTGGAGAGGGGCAGCCCCCCTGTGGGCGAGGGCACCAGGGGTGGACCAGAGGCTGGTGGGAGAGGGCGGCTGGCCCCTTCCCAGAGGTGCCTGCATGGCCAGACCCCCGAATCTGGCCTGGTCAGCTGCCTCTCCCCAAAGTGCTTGGAAATCAGCATCGAATATGATTCTGAGGATGAGCAGGAGGCGGGCGGTGGGGGTATCAGCATCACCAGCTCCTGCTACCTTGGAGATGGGGAGGCGTGGGGCACAGCATCCACAGGAGAGCCCAGGGGGGCCCTGAAGGCCAATTCAGGCTCCAATCCCTACCCACGCCTCCCGGCGTGGGAGAAAGGGGAGCCAGAGCGGAGAGGCCGCAGTGCGACTGGCAGAGCCAAGGAGCCAGCCTCCCGG GCAACAGAGACTGGGGAGCCCAGAGGGCAAGACggctctgggaggaggggccCCCCACGTAGAAGGGCCCGGGCCCCCAGGCAAGGCACCACTGAGCTGG CCCTTCTGAGGAGCCCCCCAGAAGAAGCGCTGGCTTACCAGGACCTGCCTGTTAGGGTCTTTGTGGCTCTGTTTGACTATGACCCTGTGTCAATGTCACCTAACCCAGACGCCGGGGAAGAGGAGCTCCCCTTCCGGGAGGGCCAGATCCTGAAG GTGTTTGGAGAAAAGGATGCTGATGGCTTCTATCGGGGTGAAGCTGGGGGCCGGACGGGCTACGTCCCCTGCAACATGGTGGCCGAGGTGGCTGTGGACAGTCCTGCAGGGAGACAGCAGCTATTTCAGCGGGGTTATTTGTCCCCAGATGTTCTCGTTGAGGGTTCAG GGAATGGTCCCTTTCTATACTCCACAACCTGCACAACTGGGCCTCCCCCGAAACCCCGCCGTTCCAAGAAAG CTGAGTCAGAAGGTCCTGCCCAGCACTGTGCAG GCCCCCCTGAGCTGGTCCCCTCTGCCAGCCTGAGAGCTCCCCGCTCCATGGTGGCTGTGTTTGACTACAACCCCCGGGAGAGCTCCCCCAATGTGGATGTGGAG GCAGAGCTGCCCTTCCGAGCAGGGGATGTCATCACTGTTTTTGGGGGCATGGACGATGATGGCTTCTACTAT GGGGAACTGAATGGACAGAGGGGCCTGGTGCCATCTAACTTCTTGGAGGGCCCTGGGCCTGAGGCAAGCGGCTTAAACAAGGAGCCCGGGACACCCCAGGCTAAGAATCAG GGGCCTGATGGCTGCGACCCTGCTCCCAGGCCAGCTGCCCACACCTTGGGGTTGATGCAG AGAACGAGGAAGAGAAGAGTCCAGTGCTAG
- the TSPOAP1 gene encoding peripheral-type benzodiazepine receptor-associated protein 1 isoform X6, translating into MRDFDRLLRESQREVLRLQRQIALRNQQESSPPLRPPGRTVRVRARAPTSRAPGEATPQEDVENPPAVLGEPEKQQRVQQLESELSKKRKKCESLEQEARKKQRRCEELELQLKEAQNENARLVDENSRLSGRATQKEQVEWENAELRDQLLGVTQERDSALRKSQGLQSKLESLEQVLKHMREVAQRRQQLEVEHEQARLSLQEKQEEVRRLQQAQAEAKREHEGAVQLLESTLDSMQVRVRELEEQCRSQTERFSLLAQELQAFRLHPGPLDLLTSALGCSALGDRPPPPCCCSIPQPCRGSGPKDLDLPPGSPGRCTPKFSEPAPATLAGVPRRTAKKAECLSSSSRSESIHNSPKSCPTPEVDTASEVEELEADSVSLLPAAPEGSRGGARIQVFLARYSYNPFEGPNENPEAELPLTAGEYIYIYGPMDEDGFFEGELVDGRRGLVPSNFVERVSDDDLLTSLPSELADLSHSSGPELSFLSGGGGGSSSGGQSVGGRSQPRSKEEEAAGDQLSLSPPPEGLGEPPAVPYPRRLAVLKQLAHSVVLAWEPPPEPVELHGYHICVNGELRQTLGPGAPPKAVLENLDLRAGSLHVSVQALTSRGSSDPLRCCLAMDARARVVPSQLRVHRLTATSAEITWVPGNSNLAHAIYLNGEECPPARPSTYWATFCHLRPGTLYQARVEAQLPPGGSWEPGWERPEQRTATLQFTTLAAGPPDAPLDVQIEPGPSPGILIISWLPVTIDAAGTSNGVRVTGYAIYADGQKIMEVASPTAGSVLVELSQLQLLQVCSEVAVRTMSPHGESADSIPAPVAPALTAACLPARVSCPSPSPRPGSEARSALAPASPGPGDPSSPVRCPEPHGTREPPGGPPASPLSETLKESQEEPPAPCSQEEAGAAVLGTPEDRRASQPATGEKAPGPATSSLAQEQAEWTTGEACLAPCSPEGALAQKVPCAEASLGGDTGTGLRPRAEKEDMAELGVCPVNSLADQGRSSDLSDIQEEEEEEEEELGSRTCSFQKQVAGNSIRENGPKPQPQPQPEPFSETDSDEEILEQILELPLQQFCSKKLFSIPEEEEEEEEEEEKPGAGSSPQDHSPPAPTLLGLGCDSSLPQGPGPCPLSPEPSSARDHLEDMPGLVGGSSWKRGSGSTEKPPNRKRSPDPREHCSRLLSNGGPQASGRPGPTLERGSPPVGEGTRGGPEAGGRGRLAPSQRCLHGQTPESGLVSCLSPKCLEISIEYDSEDEQEAGGGGISITSSCYLGDGEAWGTASTGEPRGALKANSGSNPYPRLPAWEKGEPERRGRSATGRAKEPASRATETGEPRGQDGSGRRGPPRRRARAPRQGTTELALLRSPPEEALAYQDLPVRVFVALFDYDPVSMSPNPDAGEEELPFREGQILKVFGEKDADGFYRGEAGGRTGYVPCNMVAEVAVDSPAGRQQLFQRGYLSPDVLVEGSGNGPFLYSTTCTTGPPPKPRRSKKAESEGPAQHCAGPPELVPSASLRAPRSMVAVFDYNPRESSPNVDVEAELPFRAGDVITVFGGMDDDGFYYGELNGQRGLVPSNFLEGPGPEASGLNKEPGTPQAKNQRTRKRRVQC; encoded by the exons ATGAGGGACTTCGACCGGCTGCTGCGAGAGTCCCAGCGGGAGGTACTGCGGCTGCAGAGGCAGATCGCCCTGCGCAACCAGCAGGAGTCGTCCCCGCCGCTCCGGCCCCCGGGCCGCACTGTCCGGGTCCGAGCACGAGCGCCCACCTCCAGGGCCCCGGGAGAG GCTACTCCCCAGGAGGATGTGGAAAACCCACCTGCAGTCCTAGGGGAGCCAGAGAAACAGCAGAGGGTGCAGCAGCTG GAATCAGAGCTTAGCAAGAAGCGGAAGAAATGCGAGAGCCTGGAGCAGGAAGCCCGAAAAAAGCAGAGGCGATGTGAGGAGCTG GAACTGCAGCTGAAGGAAGCCCAGAATGAGAATGCCCGCCTGGTGGACGAGAACTCTCGGCTCAGTGGGAGAGCCACGCAGAAGGAGCAG GTGGAGTGGGAGAATGCAGAGTTGAGGGACCAGCTCCTGGGGGTGACGCAGGAGAGGGACTCAGCCCTTCGCAAGAGCCAGGGCCTGCAGAGCAAGCTGGAGAGCCTGGAGCAGGTGCTGAAG CACATGCGGGAGGTGGCCCAGaggcggcagcagctggaggtGGAGCATGAGCAGGCTCGGCTCAGCCTTcaggagaagcaggaggaggtCCGGAGGCTGCAGCAG GCCCAGGCAGAAGCCAAGAGGGAACATGAAGGGGCCGTGCAGCTGCTGGAG TCTACCCTGGATTCCATGCAG GTCCGGGTTCGAGAGCTTGAGGAGCAGTGCCGCAGCCAAACAGAGCGCTTCAGCCTCTTGGCACAGGAGCTCCAGGCCTTCCGCCTGCACCCTGGCCCCTTGGATCTGCTCACCTCAGCCCTGGGCTGCAGTGCCCTGGGGGACCGCCCGCCACCCCCCTGTTGCTGCTCTATCCCCCAGCCCTGCCGGGGGTCCGGCCCCAAAG ACCTTGACCTCCCACCGGGATCCCCAGGACGCTGTACCCCAAAGTTTTCTGAGCCTGCCCCTGCCACCCTTGCTGGGGTCCCTCGAAGAACCGCCAAGAAGGCAGAGTGTCTCTCCAGCTCCTCTCGTTCTGAGTCCATCCACAACAGCCCCAAGTCGTGCCCTACGCCTGAG GTGGACACAGCCAGTGAGGTGGAGGAGCTGGAGGCAGACAGCgtctccctgctcccagcagcGCCGGAGGGCAGCCGGGGAGGAGCCAGGATCCAAGTCTTCCTAGCACGCTACAG CTACAACCCCTTCGAGGGCCCCAACGAGAACCCAGAGGCAGAGCTCCCGCTTACTGCTGGCGAGTACATCTACATCTATGGCCCCATGGATGAGGATGGCTTTTTTGAAG gggAGCTCGTGGATGGCCGAAGGGGCCTGGTCCCTTCCAATTTTGTAGAGCGCGTGTCCGATGACGACCTCCTGACCTCCCTCCCTTCGGAGCTGGCTGATTTGTCCCACAGTTCAGGCCCTGAACTCAGTTTCCTGAgcggaggtgggggtggcagcagTAGTGGGGGCCAGAGCGTCGGGGGACGCAGCCAGCCCAGATccaaggaggaggaggctgcaggAGACCAGCTCAGTCTGAGCCCCCCGCCTGAGGGCCTGGGCGAACCCCCTGCTGTGCCTTACCCCCGCCGCCTGGCTGTCCTCAAGCAGCTGGCCCACAGCGTGGTGCTGGCCTGGGAGCCGCCTCCTGAGCCAGTAGAGCTACATGGCTACCACATCTGCGTGAATGGGGAGCTGCGTCAGACCCTGGGACCCGGGGCACCCCCCAAGGCTGTGCTTGAGAACCTGGACCTGCGGGCTGGGTCCCTCCATGTCTCTGTGCAGGCCCTGACCAGCCGGGGCAGCTCTGACCCTCTGCGCTGTTGCTTGGCGATGGACGCCCGGGCCAGGGTGGTACCTAGCCAGTTACGGGTCCATCGACTGACAGCCACTTCTGCTGAGATCACCTGGGTGCCCGGCAATAGCAACTTGGCTCATGCCATCTACCTCAATGGGGAAGAATGCCCCCCTGCCCGCCCCAGCACCTACTGGGCCACCTTCTGCCACCTGCGGCCTGGTACGCTCTATCAGGCCCGAGTGGAAGCTCAGCTCCCACCCGGAGGGTCCTGGGAACCAGGCTGGGAGAGGCCAGAGCAGCGGACGGCCACCCTGCAGTTCACGACACTCGCAGCAG gcccaCCTGACGCCCCCCTGGATGTGCAGATTGAGCCAGGGCCCTCCCCTGGAATCTTGATCATCAGCTGGCTCCCCGTAACAATTGATGCTGCTGGCACCTCCAATGGCGTCCGGGTCACAGGCTATGCCATTTATGCGGATGGGCAGAAG atCATGGAGGTGGCCTCGCCCACAGCAGGCAGCGTGCTGGTGGAGTTGTcccagctgcagctgctgcaggtgTGCAGCGAGGTGGCCGTGCGCACCATGTCGCCCCATGGCGAGTCGGCCGACTCCATTCCAGCTCCTGTTGCCCCAGCCCTGACTGCGGCCTGCCTGCCAGCCAGggtctcctgcccctccccctccccacgaCCAGGCTCGGAGGCCAGATCAGCCCTTGCTCCAGCCTCTCCAGGGCCTGGAGACCCCAGCTCTCCCGTCCGCTGTCCTGAGCCCCATGGAACTCGAGAGCCCCCTGGGGGCCCCCCAGCAAGCCCTCTCAGTGAGACACTGAAAGAATCCCAAGAGGAGCCCCCAGCACCTTGCTCCCAG gaggaggctggggctgcTGTGCTGGGCACCCCAGAGGACAGGAGGGCCAGCCAGCCAGCTACGGGTGAGAAGGCTCCTGGGCCTGCCACTTCCTCTTTGGCCCAGGAGCAGGCCGAGTGGACCACAGGAGAGGCCTGCCTAGCACCCTGCTCCCCTGAGGGAGCACTGGCCCAGAAGGTGCCCTGTGCTGAGGCCAGCCTCGGAGGAGACACAGGGACTgggctgaggcccagggctgAG AAGGAGGACATGGCGGAGCTTGGGGTCTGCCCGGTGAACTCCCTTGCAGACCAGGGCCGGAGCTCAGATCTGTCAGAcatccaggaggaggaggaagaagaggaagaagagctggGTTCCAGGACTTGCTCCTTCCAGAAGCAGGTTGCTGGCAACAGCATCAGGGAGAATGGGCCCAAG ccccagccccagccccagcccgagCCCTTCTCTGAGACTGACAGTGACGAGGAGATCTTGGAGCAGATCCTGGAGCTGCCCCTCCAGCAGTTCTGCAGCAAGAAGCTCTTCAGCATccccgaggaggaggaggaagaggaggaggaggaggagaagccaggGGCAGGCTCTTCTCCCCAAGACCACAGCCCACCTGCGCCCACATTGCTGGGGCTGGGCTGTGACAGCAGTCTACCCCAAGGACCTGGACCATGTCCCTTGTCTCCTGAGCCCTCCAGTGCCAGGGACCACCTGGAGGACATGCCCGGACTGGTTGGTGGAAGCAGCTGGAAGAGAGGAAGTGGCTCCACCGAGAAGCCCCCAAACCGCAAGCGGTCCCCAGATCCCCGTGAACACTGCAGCCGCCTTCTCAGCAATGGCGGGCCCCAGGCCTCTGGACGACCAGGCCCCACACTGGAGAGGGGCAGCCCCCCTGTGGGCGAGGGCACCAGGGGTGGACCAGAGGCTGGTGGGAGAGGGCGGCTGGCCCCTTCCCAGAGGTGCCTGCATGGCCAGACCCCCGAATCTGGCCTGGTCAGCTGCCTCTCCCCAAAGTGCTTGGAAATCAGCATCGAATATGATTCTGAGGATGAGCAGGAGGCGGGCGGTGGGGGTATCAGCATCACCAGCTCCTGCTACCTTGGAGATGGGGAGGCGTGGGGCACAGCATCCACAGGAGAGCCCAGGGGGGCCCTGAAGGCCAATTCAGGCTCCAATCCCTACCCACGCCTCCCGGCGTGGGAGAAAGGGGAGCCAGAGCGGAGAGGCCGCAGTGCGACTGGCAGAGCCAAGGAGCCAGCCTCCCGG GCAACAGAGACTGGGGAGCCCAGAGGGCAAGACggctctgggaggaggggccCCCCACGTAGAAGGGCCCGGGCCCCCAGGCAAGGCACCACTGAGCTGG CCCTTCTGAGGAGCCCCCCAGAAGAAGCGCTGGCTTACCAGGACCTGCCTGTTAGGGTCTTTGTGGCTCTGTTTGACTATGACCCTGTGTCAATGTCACCTAACCCAGACGCCGGGGAAGAGGAGCTCCCCTTCCGGGAGGGCCAGATCCTGAAG GTGTTTGGAGAAAAGGATGCTGATGGCTTCTATCGGGGTGAAGCTGGGGGCCGGACGGGCTACGTCCCCTGCAACATGGTGGCCGAGGTGGCTGTGGACAGTCCTGCAGGGAGACAGCAGCTATTTCAGCGGGGTTATTTGTCCCCAGATGTTCTCGTTGAGGGTTCAG GGAATGGTCCCTTTCTATACTCCACAACCTGCACAACTGGGCCTCCCCCGAAACCCCGCCGTTCCAAGAAAG CTGAGTCAGAAGGTCCTGCCCAGCACTGTGCAG GCCCCCCTGAGCTGGTCCCCTCTGCCAGCCTGAGAGCTCCCCGCTCCATGGTGGCTGTGTTTGACTACAACCCCCGGGAGAGCTCCCCCAATGTGGATGTGGAG GCAGAGCTGCCCTTCCGAGCAGGGGATGTCATCACTGTTTTTGGGGGCATGGACGATGATGGCTTCTACTAT GGGGAACTGAATGGACAGAGGGGCCTGGTGCCATCTAACTTCTTGGAGGGCCCTGGGCCTGAGGCAAGCGGCTTAAACAAGGAGCCCGGGACACCCCAGGCTAAGAATCAG AGAACGAGGAAGAGAAGAGTCCAGTGCTAG